In Streptomyces sannanensis, the DNA window TCGCCGAGCAGCCGGGACAGCTCGTCGACGACCTCCGTCCGCAGGTGCTGGGCCTCGTCCTTGCGGCCCAGTGCCGCAAGGGTGACCGACATGTTGGACGCGCAGGCGAGGGTCTCCGGATGGTGTGCCCCGAGGACCTCGCGGAGTTTGGCCACCGCGGCCCGCTCGATCTCCAGTGCACGGTCCAGGTCGCCCAGGTCGGCCTTGACGTTGGCGAGGTTGACAGTGCAGAAGAGGGCGTGCGGGTGGGAGTCGCCCAGGATCTCCCGCATGACCCGGGCCACCCCCTCGAGGGTCGTCTCCGCCGCTTCCAGCGATCCGCTGCCCCACTGGTAGACACCCAGGTTGCTGCGGGCGGCGAGGGTGTAGGGGTGCCGCTCCCCCGGCACCTTCATGTACTGGTCGACGACCTCCTGCGCGGCCTCCCTGGCGCCCGGCGCGTCGCCGGCCGCGAACAGGTCGGCGGCCATGTTGAGATCGCACGCGAGTGTGTCGGGGTTGGCCGAGGTGTACTTGGCGCGATAGCGGTTGCGGGTGGCCAGGGTGAGCCGCTTGGCGTCCTCCAGGTTGCCCGCCCTGCGCAGGGACACGGCGAGGCTCTTGGCCGCGGCGAGCGTGCCGGGGAAAGACCGGCCGAGCTGCTCCTTGTAGATGTCGTACGTACGGCTGAGCAGCGTCACGGAGTCCTCGTAGCGCCCGACCTCCCGCAGGTCACGGGCGAGGCTCTGGGCGGAGGAGAGCGTGTACGGATGCTCGGGTCCGAGCACCTCGGTGCGCCGGTCGTAGACGTCCTGGTCGATCTCGCGGGCCCGGGCGTACTGCCCGACCATGCGCAGGTTGAGGGCCAGGTTGTTGGCGGCGGCGAGGGTGCGCGGGTGGGACTCGTCGAAGATCTGCCGGAATCCTTCATGGGCCTCCGTGGCCAGTTCCATCGCCCTGCTGTACCGGCCGAGCGCGCCGAGGTCCATGGCGAGGGCGCTGGTGGTCATGTACGTGTGCGGGTGCGAGGCCCCGAGCACCGCCCGCTGGCGTTCCAGAGTCTCCTCGTCCAGCTCTCTGGCCTCCACGTAACGGCCGCGCGAGCGCAGGATGTTGGAGAGATGGAACCGTAGGTAGAGGAACTGCAGGTCGTCCTCGCCCAGCTGCTCCCGCCACACGTCGTACAGCTCGTTGCCGAGGGTGAAGGCCGCGTTGAAGTCACCGCGCTTCCACAGATAGCGCACCCTGTCGATCATCAGCCGACGGGTTTCCGGCTCGGAGCAGAGCCTGGCCTCGGAGGAGTTGAGATGCGGCCAGATGGTGGCGAACCGCGGCCAGGTCTCGGGGTTGTCTATCGGCTCGTCGGCGTCGGGCCTGGCGCCTGCGAGGATCCGGTGGACGGCGTGCCTGGCGTCCTTCTGCTCCTGCTCGGTCAGCTGCGCCCGGATGACCGCCTGGACCAGCCGGTGCACCTGGATGCTGTTGCCGACCTGGTCGACCTTGGCCAGGGCGAACCGGCCGATCTCCCGGATGACCCGGCCCAGCACCAGCTTCTCCTGGAGCGTGGCGTCGTAGGGCTTGAGCGCGTCGATCATCTCCTTGCTGTAGAGGAGATTGGCGGAGATCGGCTCGGGTGCGAAGAAGGCGCAGAGCTGCAGCAGCCGCACGGCGGCGGGCGAGCGCTGCTTGAGCCGTTCGATGGAGACGTTCCAGGTCGCGGCGACGGGTTCCGGGTAGCCGGCGGGCTGGTTGAGCGAGAGCACGCCGGTCGCCTGCCGGCTCAGCTGTTCCAGGTACGCCGTCACGGGTGTGGCGGTCTCCGCGATCCAGGCCGCGGCCTGTTCCACGGCGAGCGGCAGGTCACCGACGGCGGTGGCCACCTGGTCGGCGTCCTCCTTGGTGAGTCCGGCGGCGCGCCGCTGGAGGTGCTCGATGGACTCCTCGCGCAGGAAGACGTCGACGGGCAGGGCGTCGCCGAACTGCGACCAGGTCTGGTTCCTGGAGGTGACCAGGATGTGCCCGCCGGAACCGCCCTGCGGGAAGAACCTCTTCAGCTGTTCGGGGT includes these proteins:
- the fxsT gene encoding FxSxx-COOH system tetratricopeptide repeat protein encodes the protein MTASRDGRIVTFYSYKGGTGRTMALANTAWILAANGKRVLAVDWDLEAPGLHRFFHPFLDPSTLGATTGVIDLITEYAWAATNPAQRPDDWHRDYARIQPHAVSLTPEILGWEFPDGGTLDFVSAGRQNREYSATVSTFDWDNFYDRLGGGMFFDALREDMKENYDYVLIDSRTGLSDIADICTVHLPDVLVDCFTLSDQSIDGAAAVARQIDERYNGRGIRILPVPMRIDEGEKEKADAGRALARLKFDRFPSGLNGDELTAYWGAVEIPYRPYYAYEETLATFGDEAGLTNSLLSAFERLTSVVTEGQITSMPPVNEEARLRIRDAFTRRRPALPADLFLSYVAENRMWADWIESVLTRAGFRVVPRDVSAQSSLSDTDVAVAENAARTVVLLSSAYLKSARAMEVWARAAAEDPTGARRQLLPLRVGDVRLTTPYIDRNPVDLFRLDEVHATAALLRALDRPAQVTEAVTPGPRFPGTVPRIWNAPPRNPGFTGRSVVLERMRDQLGGGMAVVLPQPQTLYGLGGVGKTQVALEYVHRFMADYDLVWWISSEQTDDVVAGLAELAARLGAQGGEDMAAASQEAIDMLRRGVPTSRWLLVFDNADDPEQLKRFFPQGGSGGHILVTSRNQTWSQFGDALPVDVFLREESIEHLQRRAAGLTKEDADQVATAVGDLPLAVEQAAAWIAETATPVTAYLEQLSRQATGVLSLNQPAGYPEPVAATWNVSIERLKQRSPAAVRLLQLCAFFAPEPISANLLYSKEMIDALKPYDATLQEKLVLGRVIREIGRFALAKVDQVGNSIQVHRLVQAVIRAQLTEQEQKDARHAVHRILAGARPDADEPIDNPETWPRFATIWPHLNSSEARLCSEPETRRLMIDRVRYLWKRGDFNAAFTLGNELYDVWREQLGEDDLQFLYLRFHLSNILRSRGRYVEARELDEETLERQRAVLGASHPHTYMTTSALAMDLGALGRYSRAMELATEAHEGFRQIFDESHPRTLAAANNLALNLRMVGQYARAREIDQDVYDRRTEVLGPEHPYTLSSAQSLARDLREVGRYEDSVTLLSRTYDIYKEQLGRSFPGTLAAAKSLAVSLRRAGNLEDAKRLTLATRNRYRAKYTSANPDTLACDLNMAADLFAAGDAPGAREAAQEVVDQYMKVPGERHPYTLAARSNLGVYQWGSGSLEAAETTLEGVARVMREILGDSHPHALFCTVNLANVKADLGDLDRALEIERAAVAKLREVLGAHHPETLACASNMSVTLAALGRKDEAQHLRTEVVDELSRLLGDDHAFTRIARDERRVHRDLEPLAV